The Sphingobium sp. JS3065 genome includes a region encoding these proteins:
- the mreD gene encoding rod shape-determining protein MreD, producing MIDPHLQHVPRLGRHPSRFRLAGTPVITVMLGSLVTALPVIAQSPVMPPFGLLLLLSWRLLRPDLWRTWIGVPLGLFDDIASGQPIGSAMFLWTLTLIGIDAVEHRMVWRSYRQDWLIASAAIIFCIAGGVFFARITGGGNIKLLLVAPQMLWTVLLFPFVVRQCARIDSWRVMA from the coding sequence ATGATCGACCCGCATCTGCAACATGTGCCGCGCCTGGGCCGTCATCCGTCACGCTTCCGGCTGGCGGGGACGCCGGTGATCACGGTGATGCTGGGGTCGCTGGTGACGGCGCTGCCCGTGATCGCGCAATCGCCGGTCATGCCGCCCTTCGGCCTGCTGCTGCTGCTGTCCTGGCGGCTGCTGCGACCGGATTTATGGCGCACATGGATCGGGGTACCGCTGGGCCTGTTCGACGACATCGCCAGCGGCCAGCCCATCGGGTCGGCCATGTTCCTGTGGACGCTGACCCTGATCGGCATCGATGCCGTGGAACATCGCATGGTCTGGCGTAGTTACCGGCAGGACTGGTTAATCGCGTCGGCGGCGATTATCTTCTGCATCGCCGGGGGCGTCTTCTTTGCGCGGATCACCGGCGGAGGAAATATCAAGCTGTTGCTGGTTGCGCCGCAAATGCTCTGGACCGTGCTGCTCTTTCCCTTCGTCGTTCGGCAATGCGCCCGGATCGATAGCTGGCGCGTAATGGCATGA